A stretch of the Vidua chalybeata isolate OUT-0048 chromosome Z, bVidCha1 merged haplotype, whole genome shotgun sequence genome encodes the following:
- the ZNF366 gene encoding zinc finger protein 366 isoform X1, with translation MLNPEEHEEINRFGVSFAYFKEFGPQRRKLNMMKNEETNFNVDNTRASPFSLCLQPLSPITKPHRTTQFDEEFRTHLSHFHYGPPPLENMETFQGSLEGGSRKRKSMPTKMPPPITLEDSSSSPDRPEDHNDIGSSSLPLVFQQPAQPKYSSQMIDLCNFGFQFYRTLEHFGSKPIKQEPVKPNMAWPSSPAFMQAPYPYYPKVHPGLMFPFIVPPNFHFRNPFQMKRPPEPPFRRTEVRESGENKQKVERVDVNLQIDDSYYVDVGGEQKRWQCPMCEKSYTSKYNLVTHILGHSGIKPHACTRCGKLFKQLSHLHTHMLTHQGTRPHKCQVCHKAFTQTSHLKRHMMQHSDIKPYNCRICGRGFAYPSELKAHESKHESGRENICVECGLDFPTLAQLKRHLTTHRGPIQYNCTECDKTFQYPSQLQNHMMKHKDIRPYICTECGMEFVQPHHLKQHSLTHKGVKEHKCGICGREFTLLANMKRHVLIHTNIRAYQCHLCFKSFVQKQTLKAHMIVHSDVKPFKCKLCGKEFNRMHNLMGHMHLHSDSKPFKCLYCPSKFTLKGNLTRHMKVKHGVMERGFHSQGFGRGRIALSQTNVLRSLEQEEPFDLSQKSQGKGISFHSDGESAKGSSCQEEEEDNCYEAERYSPAMYHHDDSKLYMAQDLSGKPECMMKDFRESYCNEKEEVLSEGGLGKRIGNSDKEERCGEGELANNKEHLSFRSFEKARLGHSLSDYLYFKHRNKSLKELLERKMEKQTMLIGI, from the exons ATGTTAAATCCAGAAGaacatgaagaaataaacagatttggggtttcttttgcttattttaaggaatttgggccacagagaagaaaattgaaTATGATGAAGAACgaagaaacaaattttaatgTGGACAATACCCGagcctctcccttctccctctgcctgcagcctctcAGCCCCATTACAAAGCCACACAGAACAACTCAATTTGATGAAGAATTCAGAACACACCTCTCACATTTCCACTATGGTCCTCCTCCTCTTGAAAACATGGAAACATTCCAGGGGTCCTTGGAAGGAGGGTCTCGTAAACGCAAGAGCATGCCAACAAAAATGCCTCCTCCCATCACCCTTGAGGATTCCTCATCATCACCAGATCGACCTGAGGATCACAACGACATAGGCTCTTCCAGTCTCCCCTTGGTATTCCAACAGCCAGCTCAGCCCAAGTACAGTTCCCAGATGATTGACCTCTGCAACTTTGGTTTTCAATTCTACAGAACTCTGGAGCATTTTGGATCCAAACCCATTAAGCAAGAACCAGTGAAGCCGAACATGGCATGGCCCAGTAGCCCAGCATTCATGCAGGCTCCTTACCCTTATTATCCTAAAGTCCACCCTGGCTTAATGTTTCCTTTCATTGTACCACCAAACTTTCATTTCAGGAACccttttcaaatgaaaagacCTCCAGAACCACCCTTCAGAAGGACTGAAGTAAGAGAAAGTggtgaaaacaaacagaaagtgGAAAGAGTAGATGTAAACCTTCAGATAGATGACAGCTACTATGTTGATGTGGGGGGTGAGCAGAAACGCTGGCAATGTCCCATGTGTGAGAAGTCCTATACATCCAAGTACAATTTGGTCACCCATATCTTGGGTCACAGTGGCATTAAGCCACATGCTTGCACCCGGTGTGGCAAGCTTTTCAAGCAGCTGAGTCACTTGCACACGCATATGTTGACACACCAGGGCACTCGGCCACATAAGTGCCAGGTATGCCACAAGGCTTTCACTCAAACCAGTCACCTTAAGAGACACATGATGCAACACAGTGACATCAAACCTTACAACTGCAGGATCTGTGGCAGGGGTTTTGCCTACCCCAGTGAGCTGAAAGCACATGAGTCTAAACATGAGAGTGGACGAGAGAACATTTGTGTGGAGTGTGGTCTGGACTTTCCAACTCTGGCCCAGCTGAAGAGACACCTAACCACTCACCGTGGCCCTATACAGTACAATTGCACCGAGTGTGATAAGACCTTCCAGTACCCAAGTCAGCTGCAAAACCACATGATGAAACATAAAGACATCCGCCCATACATCTGCACTGAATGTGGCATGGAGTTTGTGCAGCCCCACCACCTGAAGCAACACTCCCTGACTCACAAG ggTGTGAAAGAGCACAAATGTGGAATTTGTGGCCGGGAATTTACTCTTCTGGCCAATATGAAGCGACATGTCCTGATCCACACCAATATCAGAGCCTATCAATGCCATTTGTGCTTCAAGAGCTTTGTGCAAAAGCAGACTCTCAAGGCTCACATGATTGTTCACTCTGATGTCAAACCCTTTAAATGCAAG CTGTGTGGAAAGGAGTTTAACAGAATGCACAATTTAATGGGACACATGCACTTGCACTCAGACAGTAAGCCGTTTAAGTGCCTCTACTGTCCCAGCAAATTCACCTTGAAGGGGAACCTAACCAGGCATATGAAAGTCAAACATGGGGTCATGGAAAGAGGATTTCACTCTCAAG GTTTTGGAAGAGGAAGGATTGCTCTGTCCCAGACAAATGTCTTGAGAAGCTTGGAACAGGAAGAGCCATTTGATCTTTCCCAGAAAAGCCAAGGGAAGGGAATCTCATTTCATTCTGACGGTGAGAGTGCCAAGGGAAGCTCATgtcaggaagaagaggaagacaACTGCTATGAGGCAGAGCGATACAGCCCTGCCATGTACCACCATGACGACAGCAAGCTGTACATGGCTCAAGACCTCTCTGGCAAACCTGAATGCATGATGAAGGACTTCAGAGAGTCCTACTGCAATGAGAAGGAAGAGGTGTTAAGTGAGGGAGGACTGGGGAAGAGAATAGGAAATTCAGACAAAGAGGAGAGATGTGGAGAGGGAGAGCTTGCAAACAACAAAGAACATCTCAGCTTTAGATCCTTTGAAAAGGCCAGACTTGGTCACTCTCTATCTGATTACTTGTATTTCAAGCACAGGAACAAGAGTTTGAAAGAattgctggaaagaaaaatggaaaaacaaacaatgctTATAGGCATTTAA
- the ZNF366 gene encoding zinc finger protein 366 isoform X3 — MCSVKAVKGIRRKLNMMKNEETNFNVDNTRASPFSLCLQPLSPITKPHRTTQFDEEFRTHLSHFHYGPPPLENMETFQGSLEGGSRKRKSMPTKMPPPITLEDSSSSPDRPEDHNDIGSSSLPLVFQQPAQPKYSSQMIDLCNFGFQFYRTLEHFGSKPIKQEPVKPNMAWPSSPAFMQAPYPYYPKVHPGLMFPFIVPPNFHFRNPFQMKRPPEPPFRRTEVRESGENKQKVERVDVNLQIDDSYYVDVGGEQKRWQCPMCEKSYTSKYNLVTHILGHSGIKPHACTRCGKLFKQLSHLHTHMLTHQGTRPHKCQVCHKAFTQTSHLKRHMMQHSDIKPYNCRICGRGFAYPSELKAHESKHESGRENICVECGLDFPTLAQLKRHLTTHRGPIQYNCTECDKTFQYPSQLQNHMMKHKDIRPYICTECGMEFVQPHHLKQHSLTHKGVKEHKCGICGREFTLLANMKRHVLIHTNIRAYQCHLCFKSFVQKQTLKAHMIVHSDVKPFKCKLCGKEFNRMHNLMGHMHLHSDSKPFKCLYCPSKFTLKGNLTRHMKVKHGVMERGFHSQGFGRGRIALSQTNVLRSLEQEEPFDLSQKSQGKGISFHSDGESAKGSSCQEEEEDNCYEAERYSPAMYHHDDSKLYMAQDLSGKPECMMKDFRESYCNEKEEVLSEGGLGKRIGNSDKEERCGEGELANNKEHLSFRSFEKARLGHSLSDYLYFKHRNKSLKELLERKMEKQTMLIGI; from the exons ggatt agaagaaaattgaaTATGATGAAGAACgaagaaacaaattttaatgTGGACAATACCCGagcctctcccttctccctctgcctgcagcctctcAGCCCCATTACAAAGCCACACAGAACAACTCAATTTGATGAAGAATTCAGAACACACCTCTCACATTTCCACTATGGTCCTCCTCCTCTTGAAAACATGGAAACATTCCAGGGGTCCTTGGAAGGAGGGTCTCGTAAACGCAAGAGCATGCCAACAAAAATGCCTCCTCCCATCACCCTTGAGGATTCCTCATCATCACCAGATCGACCTGAGGATCACAACGACATAGGCTCTTCCAGTCTCCCCTTGGTATTCCAACAGCCAGCTCAGCCCAAGTACAGTTCCCAGATGATTGACCTCTGCAACTTTGGTTTTCAATTCTACAGAACTCTGGAGCATTTTGGATCCAAACCCATTAAGCAAGAACCAGTGAAGCCGAACATGGCATGGCCCAGTAGCCCAGCATTCATGCAGGCTCCTTACCCTTATTATCCTAAAGTCCACCCTGGCTTAATGTTTCCTTTCATTGTACCACCAAACTTTCATTTCAGGAACccttttcaaatgaaaagacCTCCAGAACCACCCTTCAGAAGGACTGAAGTAAGAGAAAGTggtgaaaacaaacagaaagtgGAAAGAGTAGATGTAAACCTTCAGATAGATGACAGCTACTATGTTGATGTGGGGGGTGAGCAGAAACGCTGGCAATGTCCCATGTGTGAGAAGTCCTATACATCCAAGTACAATTTGGTCACCCATATCTTGGGTCACAGTGGCATTAAGCCACATGCTTGCACCCGGTGTGGCAAGCTTTTCAAGCAGCTGAGTCACTTGCACACGCATATGTTGACACACCAGGGCACTCGGCCACATAAGTGCCAGGTATGCCACAAGGCTTTCACTCAAACCAGTCACCTTAAGAGACACATGATGCAACACAGTGACATCAAACCTTACAACTGCAGGATCTGTGGCAGGGGTTTTGCCTACCCCAGTGAGCTGAAAGCACATGAGTCTAAACATGAGAGTGGACGAGAGAACATTTGTGTGGAGTGTGGTCTGGACTTTCCAACTCTGGCCCAGCTGAAGAGACACCTAACCACTCACCGTGGCCCTATACAGTACAATTGCACCGAGTGTGATAAGACCTTCCAGTACCCAAGTCAGCTGCAAAACCACATGATGAAACATAAAGACATCCGCCCATACATCTGCACTGAATGTGGCATGGAGTTTGTGCAGCCCCACCACCTGAAGCAACACTCCCTGACTCACAAG ggTGTGAAAGAGCACAAATGTGGAATTTGTGGCCGGGAATTTACTCTTCTGGCCAATATGAAGCGACATGTCCTGATCCACACCAATATCAGAGCCTATCAATGCCATTTGTGCTTCAAGAGCTTTGTGCAAAAGCAGACTCTCAAGGCTCACATGATTGTTCACTCTGATGTCAAACCCTTTAAATGCAAG CTGTGTGGAAAGGAGTTTAACAGAATGCACAATTTAATGGGACACATGCACTTGCACTCAGACAGTAAGCCGTTTAAGTGCCTCTACTGTCCCAGCAAATTCACCTTGAAGGGGAACCTAACCAGGCATATGAAAGTCAAACATGGGGTCATGGAAAGAGGATTTCACTCTCAAG GTTTTGGAAGAGGAAGGATTGCTCTGTCCCAGACAAATGTCTTGAGAAGCTTGGAACAGGAAGAGCCATTTGATCTTTCCCAGAAAAGCCAAGGGAAGGGAATCTCATTTCATTCTGACGGTGAGAGTGCCAAGGGAAGCTCATgtcaggaagaagaggaagacaACTGCTATGAGGCAGAGCGATACAGCCCTGCCATGTACCACCATGACGACAGCAAGCTGTACATGGCTCAAGACCTCTCTGGCAAACCTGAATGCATGATGAAGGACTTCAGAGAGTCCTACTGCAATGAGAAGGAAGAGGTGTTAAGTGAGGGAGGACTGGGGAAGAGAATAGGAAATTCAGACAAAGAGGAGAGATGTGGAGAGGGAGAGCTTGCAAACAACAAAGAACATCTCAGCTTTAGATCCTTTGAAAAGGCCAGACTTGGTCACTCTCTATCTGATTACTTGTATTTCAAGCACAGGAACAAGAGTTTGAAAGAattgctggaaagaaaaatggaaaaacaaacaatgctTATAGGCATTTAA
- the ZNF366 gene encoding zinc finger protein 366 isoform X2, which yields MESPSLEEFGPQRRKLNMMKNEETNFNVDNTRASPFSLCLQPLSPITKPHRTTQFDEEFRTHLSHFHYGPPPLENMETFQGSLEGGSRKRKSMPTKMPPPITLEDSSSSPDRPEDHNDIGSSSLPLVFQQPAQPKYSSQMIDLCNFGFQFYRTLEHFGSKPIKQEPVKPNMAWPSSPAFMQAPYPYYPKVHPGLMFPFIVPPNFHFRNPFQMKRPPEPPFRRTEVRESGENKQKVERVDVNLQIDDSYYVDVGGEQKRWQCPMCEKSYTSKYNLVTHILGHSGIKPHACTRCGKLFKQLSHLHTHMLTHQGTRPHKCQVCHKAFTQTSHLKRHMMQHSDIKPYNCRICGRGFAYPSELKAHESKHESGRENICVECGLDFPTLAQLKRHLTTHRGPIQYNCTECDKTFQYPSQLQNHMMKHKDIRPYICTECGMEFVQPHHLKQHSLTHKGVKEHKCGICGREFTLLANMKRHVLIHTNIRAYQCHLCFKSFVQKQTLKAHMIVHSDVKPFKCKLCGKEFNRMHNLMGHMHLHSDSKPFKCLYCPSKFTLKGNLTRHMKVKHGVMERGFHSQGFGRGRIALSQTNVLRSLEQEEPFDLSQKSQGKGISFHSDGESAKGSSCQEEEEDNCYEAERYSPAMYHHDDSKLYMAQDLSGKPECMMKDFRESYCNEKEEVLSEGGLGKRIGNSDKEERCGEGELANNKEHLSFRSFEKARLGHSLSDYLYFKHRNKSLKELLERKMEKQTMLIGI from the exons atggagtcaccatccttggag gaatttgggccacagagaagaaaattgaaTATGATGAAGAACgaagaaacaaattttaatgTGGACAATACCCGagcctctcccttctccctctgcctgcagcctctcAGCCCCATTACAAAGCCACACAGAACAACTCAATTTGATGAAGAATTCAGAACACACCTCTCACATTTCCACTATGGTCCTCCTCCTCTTGAAAACATGGAAACATTCCAGGGGTCCTTGGAAGGAGGGTCTCGTAAACGCAAGAGCATGCCAACAAAAATGCCTCCTCCCATCACCCTTGAGGATTCCTCATCATCACCAGATCGACCTGAGGATCACAACGACATAGGCTCTTCCAGTCTCCCCTTGGTATTCCAACAGCCAGCTCAGCCCAAGTACAGTTCCCAGATGATTGACCTCTGCAACTTTGGTTTTCAATTCTACAGAACTCTGGAGCATTTTGGATCCAAACCCATTAAGCAAGAACCAGTGAAGCCGAACATGGCATGGCCCAGTAGCCCAGCATTCATGCAGGCTCCTTACCCTTATTATCCTAAAGTCCACCCTGGCTTAATGTTTCCTTTCATTGTACCACCAAACTTTCATTTCAGGAACccttttcaaatgaaaagacCTCCAGAACCACCCTTCAGAAGGACTGAAGTAAGAGAAAGTggtgaaaacaaacagaaagtgGAAAGAGTAGATGTAAACCTTCAGATAGATGACAGCTACTATGTTGATGTGGGGGGTGAGCAGAAACGCTGGCAATGTCCCATGTGTGAGAAGTCCTATACATCCAAGTACAATTTGGTCACCCATATCTTGGGTCACAGTGGCATTAAGCCACATGCTTGCACCCGGTGTGGCAAGCTTTTCAAGCAGCTGAGTCACTTGCACACGCATATGTTGACACACCAGGGCACTCGGCCACATAAGTGCCAGGTATGCCACAAGGCTTTCACTCAAACCAGTCACCTTAAGAGACACATGATGCAACACAGTGACATCAAACCTTACAACTGCAGGATCTGTGGCAGGGGTTTTGCCTACCCCAGTGAGCTGAAAGCACATGAGTCTAAACATGAGAGTGGACGAGAGAACATTTGTGTGGAGTGTGGTCTGGACTTTCCAACTCTGGCCCAGCTGAAGAGACACCTAACCACTCACCGTGGCCCTATACAGTACAATTGCACCGAGTGTGATAAGACCTTCCAGTACCCAAGTCAGCTGCAAAACCACATGATGAAACATAAAGACATCCGCCCATACATCTGCACTGAATGTGGCATGGAGTTTGTGCAGCCCCACCACCTGAAGCAACACTCCCTGACTCACAAG ggTGTGAAAGAGCACAAATGTGGAATTTGTGGCCGGGAATTTACTCTTCTGGCCAATATGAAGCGACATGTCCTGATCCACACCAATATCAGAGCCTATCAATGCCATTTGTGCTTCAAGAGCTTTGTGCAAAAGCAGACTCTCAAGGCTCACATGATTGTTCACTCTGATGTCAAACCCTTTAAATGCAAG CTGTGTGGAAAGGAGTTTAACAGAATGCACAATTTAATGGGACACATGCACTTGCACTCAGACAGTAAGCCGTTTAAGTGCCTCTACTGTCCCAGCAAATTCACCTTGAAGGGGAACCTAACCAGGCATATGAAAGTCAAACATGGGGTCATGGAAAGAGGATTTCACTCTCAAG GTTTTGGAAGAGGAAGGATTGCTCTGTCCCAGACAAATGTCTTGAGAAGCTTGGAACAGGAAGAGCCATTTGATCTTTCCCAGAAAAGCCAAGGGAAGGGAATCTCATTTCATTCTGACGGTGAGAGTGCCAAGGGAAGCTCATgtcaggaagaagaggaagacaACTGCTATGAGGCAGAGCGATACAGCCCTGCCATGTACCACCATGACGACAGCAAGCTGTACATGGCTCAAGACCTCTCTGGCAAACCTGAATGCATGATGAAGGACTTCAGAGAGTCCTACTGCAATGAGAAGGAAGAGGTGTTAAGTGAGGGAGGACTGGGGAAGAGAATAGGAAATTCAGACAAAGAGGAGAGATGTGGAGAGGGAGAGCTTGCAAACAACAAAGAACATCTCAGCTTTAGATCCTTTGAAAAGGCCAGACTTGGTCACTCTCTATCTGATTACTTGTATTTCAAGCACAGGAACAAGAGTTTGAAAGAattgctggaaagaaaaatggaaaaacaaacaatgctTATAGGCATTTAA